A genomic window from Erythrobacter sp. BLCC-B19 includes:
- a CDS encoding ABC transporter ATP-binding protein encodes MELAAHNLVKAYDGRRVLSEVSLTLAAGERALLLGPSGSGKSTLLNCLCGLQQPDAGAVTFGQEVLAAASRPSAGDAIRRRHFGIVFQTLRLVSALSVRANLALAQKLQMGRADPALADRTLERLALTHRFDARPHELSQGEAQRAAIARAVVVRPAILVADEPTSALDHANAARVATLLLDLAQETGASLLIATHDERLRAHFPRTLTLAEGRLAP; translated from the coding sequence ATGGAGCTGGCGGCGCACAATCTCGTCAAGGCCTATGACGGTCGAAGGGTGCTCTCGGAGGTATCCCTGACCCTTGCGGCGGGCGAACGTGCCCTGCTGCTTGGCCCATCGGGATCGGGCAAGTCGACCTTGCTCAATTGTCTGTGCGGATTGCAGCAGCCCGATGCCGGGGCCGTGACCTTCGGGCAGGAGGTGCTGGCCGCCGCCAGCCGACCGTCCGCCGGCGATGCCATTCGCCGTCGCCATTTCGGGATTGTGTTCCAGACCCTCCGGCTCGTGTCGGCCCTGAGCGTGCGCGCCAATCTCGCGCTGGCGCAGAAGCTCCAGATGGGCCGGGCCGATCCCGCGCTGGCCGATCGCACGCTCGAACGGCTCGCCCTCACCCACCGGTTCGATGCGCGCCCGCACGAACTCAGTCAGGGCGAGGCCCAGCGGGCCGCGATCGCCCGTGCGGTTGTGGTGCGCCCGGCGATCCTTGTCGCCGACGAGCCGACCTCGGCGCTCGACCACGCCAATGCCGCGCGGGTTGCCACCTTGCTGCTCGACTTGGCCCAGGAGACGGGTGCAAGCCTGCTGATCGCCACCCATGATGAGCGGCTGCGCGCCCATTTCCCGCGCACCTTGACGCTCGCCGAGGGACGGCTCGCGCCATGA
- a CDS encoding MerC domain-containing protein — protein MTTSVSAARSEAPWHRFGMGLSVLCLLHCLALPWLLASLPAVALAALPEALRDNEWLHAALIAPVLLVSGPALLRGRPGTARTALVISAFAALVGALFMESELAERALTVTGAALLMAAHWQRLRQAHRH, from the coding sequence ATGACAACTTCGGTCTCGGCAGCACGATCCGAGGCACCTTGGCACAGGTTCGGCATGGGCCTTTCGGTGCTTTGCCTGCTGCATTGCCTCGCCCTGCCATGGCTGCTGGCGAGCCTGCCCGCGGTGGCGCTTGCCGCCCTGCCCGAAGCGCTGCGCGACAACGAATGGCTCCACGCTGCCCTGATCGCACCGGTGTTGCTGGTGAGCGGCCCTGCTCTCCTGCGTGGCCGCCCCGGCACGGCGCGCACGGCGCTCGTCATCAGCGCCTTTGCCGCGCTGGTCGGTGCGCTGTTCATGGAGAGCGAGTTGGCCGAACGCGCCCTGACAGTGACCGGCGCAGCGCTGCTGATGGCCGCCCACTGGCAGCGATTGCGGCAGGCGCACCGGCACTGA